DNA sequence from the Anaeromicrobium sediminis genome:
ACTGGATTACTCAAGGATATACTACAATGGCTAATGAATCTTTAGAACAATTAAAACTAGAGGGAATAAAAAGGCCTACTCATATGTTTTTACAAGCAGGAGTTGGGTCCTTTGCAGGAGCCATGTTAGGCTATTATGCAAATGTATTTAAAGAAGATGTACCTACGACTATTATAGTAGAACCAAATTTAGCTGATTGTATATATAAATCTGCCCTTGCAGAAGATGGAAAGCCTAGGTTTGTAGGAGGAGATATGAATACTATTATGGCAGGTCTTGCTTGTGGAGAGCCGAATACAATTACCTGGGAAATATTAAGGGATTTTGCTAGTGCTTATGTATCTTGCCCAGATTATGTGGCAGCCAGAGGAATGAGAGTTATGGCTTCTCCTATGATGATGGATGATAAGGTAGTATCTGGAGAATCTGGTGCAGTGGGACTGGGCCTACTTACTATGATAATGGAAAGGAAAGAATTAAAGGATTTAAGGGATAAATTAGGTTTAAACAAAGATTCTATAGTTCTTTGCTTCAGTACAGAGGGGGATACGGATCCAGAACATTATAAAAAAGTAGTATATGATGGTAAAAATCCAAGTTGTTAATAAGAGAGGAGTTAATAGAATGTTAGAAATTAAAGAGTTTATGAAAAATGTTGAGAAGGATTTAATTGATTTTTGTCAAAATTTAGTTAGAATAAAGAGTTTTACTGGTAGAGAGGAAGAAGTATCAAGATATATGGAAAAGAAAATGATTGAATTGGGATACGATGAAGTTATAGTTGATGGATTAGGGAGTGTAATTGGAAGAATGGGGACTGGTGATAAAAAGTTATTATTTGATTCCCACATAGATACGGTTGCTGTAGATGATGAAAAGGATTGGAGTGTAGATCCCTTTGGTGGAGTAATAAAGGATGGGAAGCTATTTGGTAGAGGATCAGTAGACATGAAAAGTGCAGGGGCTGCATCTGTTTATGCAGGATATATTGCCAAAGAGCTAGGATTACTTGAAGGAAAAACTATATATGTATCCACTTCAGTTATGGAAGAAGATTATGATGGAGAAGCCCTATTATATGAATTTGAGAATTTAGGAATAAAACCAGACTATGCAGTTATATGTGAAGCTACTCAATGTAGATTAGCAATAGGTCAAAGGGGAAGGGCTTTAATGAAGATAGATATGGAAGGAGTTTCGGCCCATGGAAGTGCCCCAGAGAAGGGAGTAAATGCAGTATATAAAATGGTAGAGATAATAAATAGAATAGAAGATTTAGAGAAAAAATATATTAACATGGCAGGGAAAATAGGAGAAAAACCTTCCATAGCCCTTACAAAAATAGAATGTGAGACAGCTTCATATAATGCAATTCCATCTAAATCTACAGTTTATGTGGATCGAAGATTAATAAAAGGAGAAACTTATGAAATCGTAGAAAACGAAATGAATGAAATAGTAGAGGGAACTGGTGCAACTTGGGAGATATTTAAAGTTATAGGGAAAAGTTGGACAGGAGAAGAAGTTGTATTAAATTCGTTTATGCCATTTTGGGACATTTCATTAGAACATGGACTTACTAAAGCTGCATTTAAGGCATATGAAGATGGAAATGAAAGGAAGCCAGAATTAATGATGTGGGATTTTAGTACTAATGGAGTTGCAACAGATAAACTAAATATTCCTACTATAGGATTTGGCCCAGGAGATTCTAAAATGGCCCATGTAAAGGATGAACACTGTCCAATAGATGACATAGTTAAGGCTTGTGAATTTTATACAAATTTAATAAAAAATATATAAACTAAAATTGGAGGAGAAATTATGGCAGTAAGGGATATTTTATTATTAGGAGATAAAAGACTTTATGAAAAATCTATAGACATAAAAAAAGATGAAATAGATAAAGCGCGTAAAATATTAGAGGAGCTTCATGATACTATGATGGATTTTAAAGAAAAGTATGGATTTGGAAGGGCCATAGCAGCTCCCCAGATAAATGAATTCTATAGAGTTATCTATTTTAATCTAGATGGAAAATCCATTGATTTTATAAATCCAAGGGTGGAATTTTATGATGATGAGAAATTCCAAGTATGGGATGATTGTATGAGTTTCCCTGGAGTAGAAGTGAATCTGGAAAGATATAAAAAGTGTAGAGTTTATTATAAGGACTTAGAGTGGAATGATTGTGTATTGGAATTTGAAGGTGATTTATCCGAGTTATTTCAACATGAATATGATCATTTAGATGGTATATTAGCCGTATTAAGAGCTAAAGATAACAAAGATCTTAGAATAAACAAATCTAAAGCAGGCTGTTTTTAAAGCTAGATGTCCATATAAAGAAGTAGAAGTACAACTTATAAGTTTACTTCTACTTCTTTTATATTTAATATATTTCAACAATTTTTCACATACAAAAACAAAATGTTCATTAGGGATACTTACTAAAAGGTGATTTTTTAGTATAATTAGTCATAAGAGTTAATATTTCTTTGGAGGTATTTAATGAAACTGACAAGAAAAATAAAAAAAATTACTATTCTAAGTTCAATATTGTCCACATTTTTATTATTAGTTATAATAGGAATTTTTATTTTTAATACTTCCTATGAAAAATTCAATAAAGAATCAGAGCTTATAAGGGAAGAATATTATAATAAACAAAAGGAATTAATAAAATATGAAGTATATAGGGCATATGATTATATTCAGTATTATAAAGACAAGACTGAAAAAAGGCTAAAAAAAGAAATGAAAAACAGAGTCTATGAAGCCCATAGTATGATCCTTAATATGTATGAAAACAATAAAGATAAATCAAAAGAAGAAATAGAAAAAATGATTAAAGATGCATTAAAAGATGTTAGATTTAATGAGGGACAGGGATATTATTTTATTACTAGATTAGATGGTACTGGAATCGTGTATTATCCTAATGGTAAACCCCAAAATGGTAATTTGTTAAATGTCCAAGATAGTGAAGGTAGATATGTTATAAAAGACATGATTAATATAGCAAAAACTTCTAAAGAAGGTTTCTATGAATACACATGGACTAAGCCAAATAAAGGAGAAAATCAATACAGAAAGATATCCTTTGTTAAATACTTTGAACCTTTAGACATATATATTGGAACAGGAACATACATGAATTACATGGAAAAAATTGTAAAAAAAGAAGTTTTAGATAGAGTTTCAAAAATAAGATATGGAAATGATGGGTATATATTTGTAACCAATTATGATGGAATGGCTCTAGTTTTTGCACAAGAAGAATATTTAGGTAAGAATGTTAGCCATATAAGGGATGTTAATGGCATAAATATACATAATGAACAGGTAAAACTAATAAATGCCAGTGGTGAAGGATTTGTGGAATATTGTTGGCCTAAACCAAATGTTAAAGGAATATATCCTAAAATTACCTTTGTAAAGGGATTTGATGAATGGAAATGGATTTTTGGTTCAGGTGCTTATGTAGATGAAATAGAAAATACTATTAAGATGAAGAAAATAAATTTAAGGGAAGAAATTAAGTCAAATATAATAGGAATAACTCTAATTATATTTTTAATAGGAGGTCTCATAGTATCCATTCAGTTATATTCATTAAAACGAGCTGAACAGGCTATAATAGAGGAAGAAAAATTATATGAAATTTTAACAAATCTATCAGAAGATGGCATATTTATTTTGGAACCATATGGAAAAATAATTGAATCTAATCACAAAGGCTTAGAAATGATTTCATGTTCTGAACAGGATGTAATTAAATTAAATTTTAAAGAGTTAATGGAAGAACCACTATTTAAAGATAGTATTACTAAAATTAGTAAAGAAACATATTTAAAAAGTAAACATAATGAACTAATACCTGTAGAACTTCATATAAAGAGTATAGAATTAAATAGAAAAAATAAATTTATTGCCTATGTACGAGATTTAACAAAGAGAAGAATTTATGAAGAAACATTAAAAGAGATGGCCACCATAGATGAGCTTACAGAAGTTTATAACAGAAGATTTATAATTAATCAATTAAGACTTGAAATTGAAAAAATAAAGGAAATAGATAGTAAAGTATCATTAGTACTACTTGATATTGATGGATTTAAAAGGATTAATGATACCTATGGCCATATTTTTGGAGATAAGATATTAAAAATATTAGCTAGAACCTTTAAGGATAACTTAAGAGAGATAGATTTTATTGGTAGGTACGGAGGAGAAGAATTTATAGTGCTACTTTCTAATACTGATAGAATTGCAGCATTAAAAATAATAGAACGTATAAAAAATATCTGCATAAATTTAAAATGGGAATACGAAAATGTTAAGACAACTTTTAGTGCAGGTATTATAGAAATAAATTCTACAAATAATAATGAAGATATTATGTATTATATAAACGAAGTAGACAAATTATTATATAAGGCTAAAAAGAATGGTAGAAATAGGATTGAAATAATTTAAGCAGAGATTAATCTCTGCTTAAATTTTTATTTAGGCTTACTAATAAACATTTGTGTGAACATATTTCCATATTGTCCACCTTTTTT
Encoded proteins:
- a CDS encoding cache domain-containing protein produces the protein MKLTRKIKKITILSSILSTFLLLVIIGIFIFNTSYEKFNKESELIREEYYNKQKELIKYEVYRAYDYIQYYKDKTEKRLKKEMKNRVYEAHSMILNMYENNKDKSKEEIEKMIKDALKDVRFNEGQGYYFITRLDGTGIVYYPNGKPQNGNLLNVQDSEGRYVIKDMINIAKTSKEGFYEYTWTKPNKGENQYRKISFVKYFEPLDIYIGTGTYMNYMEKIVKKEVLDRVSKIRYGNDGYIFVTNYDGMALVFAQEEYLGKNVSHIRDVNGINIHNEQVKLINASGEGFVEYCWPKPNVKGIYPKITFVKGFDEWKWIFGSGAYVDEIENTIKMKKINLREEIKSNIIGITLIIFLIGGLIVSIQLYSLKRAEQAIIEEEKLYEILTNLSEDGIFILEPYGKIIESNHKGLEMISCSEQDVIKLNFKELMEEPLFKDSITKISKETYLKSKHNELIPVELHIKSIELNRKNKFIAYVRDLTKRRIYEETLKEMATIDELTEVYNRRFIINQLRLEIEKIKEIDSKVSLVLLDIDGFKRINDTYGHIFGDKILKILARTFKDNLREIDFIGRYGGEEFIVLLSNTDRIAALKIIERIKNICINLKWEYENVKTTFSAGIIEINSTNNNEDIMYYINEVDKLLYKAKKNGRNRIEII
- a CDS encoding peptide deformylase encodes the protein MAVRDILLLGDKRLYEKSIDIKKDEIDKARKILEELHDTMMDFKEKYGFGRAIAAPQINEFYRVIYFNLDGKSIDFINPRVEFYDDEKFQVWDDCMSFPGVEVNLERYKKCRVYYKDLEWNDCVLEFEGDLSELFQHEYDHLDGILAVLRAKDNKDLRINKSKAGCF
- a CDS encoding YgeY family selenium metabolism-linked hydrolase; amino-acid sequence: MLEIKEFMKNVEKDLIDFCQNLVRIKSFTGREEEVSRYMEKKMIELGYDEVIVDGLGSVIGRMGTGDKKLLFDSHIDTVAVDDEKDWSVDPFGGVIKDGKLFGRGSVDMKSAGAASVYAGYIAKELGLLEGKTIYVSTSVMEEDYDGEALLYEFENLGIKPDYAVICEATQCRLAIGQRGRALMKIDMEGVSAHGSAPEKGVNAVYKMVEIINRIEDLEKKYINMAGKIGEKPSIALTKIECETASYNAIPSKSTVYVDRRLIKGETYEIVENEMNEIVEGTGATWEIFKVIGKSWTGEEVVLNSFMPFWDISLEHGLTKAAFKAYEDGNERKPELMMWDFSTNGVATDKLNIPTIGFGPGDSKMAHVKDEHCPIDDIVKACEFYTNLIKNI